From one Streptomyces sp. NBC_01478 genomic stretch:
- a CDS encoding beta-1,6-galactanase, which produces MIRRRTLLAAAGGGLLGTALAAGTARADATIAVNPATKYGTWEGWGTSLAWWANVFGARDDFADIFFTTKSTTYNGTSLPGLGLNIARYNLGACSWNTVSGESMVASANIPAFKQIEGYWQDWNNEDPTSSAWKWTADATQRAMLVKATARGATTELFANSPMWWMCLNHNPSGASGGGNNLQSWNYRQHASHLAAVALYAKNNWGVNFATVEAFNEPSSSWWTATGTQEGCHMDSAVQAAVLPYVRSELDARGLTSTKISASDETSYDLARTTWSAFSSTTKGYVNRVNVHGYQGSGGRRDLLYTDVVTTAGKALWNSETGDSDATGLTMASNLLYDFRWLHPTAWTYWQVMDPSSGWAMIAYDQSTLTAGAVQTKYYVMAQFSRHIRPGMTILDTGVSYAAAGYDATAKRLVIVAANTGSSSTTLTFDLSKFTTVAGGSSGLVPRWNTVTGGGGDLYTSHSDTYLSGKTVSATFAAGAVQTLQIDGVVI; this is translated from the coding sequence ATGATCCGACGCAGAACCCTGCTGGCCGCAGCGGGCGGTGGGCTCCTCGGCACCGCCCTGGCGGCCGGCACCGCACGCGCCGACGCGACGATCGCGGTCAACCCGGCGACGAAGTACGGCACTTGGGAGGGCTGGGGCACCTCGCTCGCCTGGTGGGCGAATGTCTTCGGCGCCCGGGACGACTTCGCCGACATCTTCTTCACCACCAAGTCGACGACGTACAACGGCACTTCACTGCCGGGCCTGGGCCTGAACATCGCCCGCTACAACCTGGGCGCGTGCAGTTGGAACACGGTGAGCGGCGAGTCGATGGTCGCCTCGGCCAACATCCCCGCGTTCAAGCAGATCGAGGGCTACTGGCAGGACTGGAACAACGAGGACCCCACGTCCTCGGCATGGAAGTGGACGGCGGACGCGACCCAGCGGGCGATGCTGGTGAAGGCGACGGCACGAGGGGCCACCACCGAGCTCTTCGCCAACTCCCCCATGTGGTGGATGTGTCTGAACCACAACCCGTCGGGCGCCTCCGGCGGCGGCAACAACCTCCAGTCCTGGAACTACCGCCAGCACGCCTCCCACTTGGCGGCAGTCGCCCTCTACGCGAAGAACAACTGGGGAGTGAACTTCGCGACGGTCGAGGCCTTCAACGAGCCCTCGTCGAGCTGGTGGACGGCGACCGGCACGCAGGAGGGCTGCCACATGGACTCGGCGGTCCAGGCCGCCGTACTCCCGTACGTCCGCAGCGAGTTGGACGCCCGCGGCCTGACGAGCACGAAGATCTCGGCGTCCGACGAGACGAGCTACGACCTGGCACGGACGACCTGGAGCGCCTTCTCGTCCACGACGAAGGGCTACGTCAACCGCGTCAACGTCCACGGCTACCAGGGCTCGGGCGGCCGTAGGGACCTGCTCTACACGGACGTGGTGACGACGGCGGGCAAGGCCCTCTGGAACTCCGAGACGGGCGACAGCGACGCCACGGGCCTGACCATGGCCAGCAACCTGCTCTACGACTTCCGCTGGCTGCACCCGACGGCGTGGACGTACTGGCAGGTCATGGACCCGAGTTCGGGCTGGGCGATGATCGCGTACGACCAGAGCACGCTCACGGCCGGCGCGGTGCAGACGAAGTACTACGTGATGGCCCAGTTCAGCCGCCACATCCGCCCCGGCATGACGATCCTCGACACGGGCGTGAGCTACGCGGCGGCGGGCTACGACGCGACGGCGAAGCGGTTGGTCATCGTGGCCGCGAACACCGGCTCGTCCTCGACGACCCTGACCTTCGACCTCTCCAAGTTCACGACGGTGGCGGGCGGTTCGAGCGGTCTGGTCCCGCGCTGGAACACGGTGACGGGCGGTGGCGGTGACTTGTACACCTCCCACTCGGACACCTACCTGAGCGGCAAGACGGTGAGCGCGACGTTCGCGGCCGGGGCGGTGCAGACCTTGCAGATCGACGGGGTGGTGATCTGA
- a CDS encoding MFS transporter, producing MAPSTQLGGGGGQFGLLALALGGFGIGLTEFVIAGLLPQVSRGLDVSTAAAGWLISGYALTVAAGAIAVTAATAGRPQKPILVGLLALFVAGNLLCAIAPNYPTMLLGRVVAALCHGSFFGIGSLVARRLVPPERASRAVAMMFAGLTVANVLGVPFGALVGERWGWRATFWAITGIGSVALVAIAVLVPGWAGGTSGRADLRSQLRSFRSTQVWLTLTATALGYGGMFGAFSYLAYTFTEVTGFSATDVAWLLVVYGTGLVVGNIAGGRGADHNRDVTLLVSLTGLAATLTVFGLLASSRPASVILVFLLGAFGFATVPGMITRVTDAAGGVPLAASANVSASNVGNAVGAWLGGLAISAGWGYAAPLFVGAGIVGVGLGVMGWAARGSTDSARGGGGGAGGATGEAAEVQRS from the coding sequence TTGGCCCCGTCCACGCAACTCGGAGGCGGTGGCGGGCAGTTCGGCCTGCTCGCGCTGGCGCTCGGCGGTTTCGGAATCGGCCTGACCGAGTTCGTGATCGCCGGGCTGCTGCCACAGGTGAGCCGCGGCCTGGACGTGTCCACGGCCGCGGCGGGCTGGCTGATCTCCGGCTACGCGCTGACGGTCGCGGCAGGCGCGATAGCGGTGACGGCGGCAACGGCGGGCCGGCCGCAAAAGCCGATCCTGGTAGGCCTGTTGGCCCTGTTCGTGGCGGGCAACCTGCTGTGCGCGATCGCGCCGAACTACCCGACGATGCTCCTGGGCCGCGTGGTGGCGGCCCTCTGCCACGGCTCGTTCTTCGGCATCGGCTCCCTCGTGGCCCGCCGCCTGGTCCCTCCCGAACGGGCCTCCCGCGCGGTCGCGATGATGTTCGCCGGCCTGACGGTGGCGAACGTACTCGGCGTCCCCTTCGGCGCCCTCGTCGGCGAGCGGTGGGGCTGGCGGGCGACGTTCTGGGCGATCACGGGGATCGGTTCGGTGGCGCTGGTGGCGATCGCCGTCCTGGTACCGGGATGGGCGGGAGGAACGAGCGGCCGGGCGGACCTGCGATCCCAACTCCGTTCCTTCCGCTCGACCCAGGTGTGGCTGACGCTCACGGCCACGGCCCTCGGCTACGGCGGCATGTTCGGCGCGTTCAGCTACCTCGCGTACACCTTCACCGAGGTCACGGGCTTCTCCGCGACGGACGTGGCCTGGCTGCTGGTGGTCTACGGCACGGGCCTGGTCGTAGGCAACATCGCGGGCGGCCGGGGCGCGGACCACAACCGCGACGTGACGCTGCTCGTGTCCCTGACCGGCCTGGCGGCCACGTTGACGGTGTTCGGGTTGCTGGCGAGCAGTCGGCCGGCGTCGGTGATCCTGGTCTTCCTGCTGGGCGCGTTCGGGTTCGCGACGGTCCCCGGGATGATCACGCGGGTGACGGATGCGGCGGGGGGTGTGCCGCTGGCGGCGAGCGCGAACGTGTCCGCGTCGAATGTGGGGAACGCGGTGGGGGCGTGGCTGGGGGGCCTGGCGATCAGTGCGGGGTGGGGGTATGCGGCTCCGTTGTTCGTGGGGGCGGGGATTGTGGGGGTGGGGTTGGGGGTCATGGGGTGGGCGGCGCGGGGATCGACGGACAGCGCCAGGGGTGGGGGCGGGGGTGCGGGCGGGGCAACAGGAGAAGCCGCGGAAGTGCAGCGGTCGTAA